Genomic window (Magnolia sinica isolate HGM2019 chromosome 10, MsV1, whole genome shotgun sequence):
TTTTCGGCCTGGAACTACTCGAAAGCTTGAAAATTTGAGTTTAATAGAACCTATCGTATGATGCACTGCTTTGTTGCTGATCCTTCGTTCAGGTGGATGCCGCCCTCTCTGCCGGCTATCAGGAGTCCAGAGCATGAGAAAGAATCTAGTACCACATTTGCTGCCGGAAGAAGCAGGGTAAGTGCCATTCAATTTTAATGGACAGATGTACTACCAAacttttcttcttcctccaaTGCCTCATTTAGTAATCGACTTACTGCTCTATAAAATGGATATTTTTAGCAGTTTCACTGTAAACGTAGAAGCATTGAAACTTATTATTTGACTCgaaacttattattatttttaaaatttaaaattttgcttATTTCTTCCGCTACAGCGTGTGGAATTGGAACGCACACTGACGGATCCACAGAGAGATGAATTTGAGGATATGTTGAGGGCTTTGACTTTGGAGAGGAGCCAGATAAAAGAAGCTATGGGATTTGCCTTAGATAATGCTGATGCTGCTGGTGAGGTAATGCTGATGTTGTAGTAAAGAACACAATCTTGTCCAGCCTGTGAAAGGGTTTATATTTGAAGGAAATATGCAATTTTCAATCAAGCATTTGCAGTGACCAACAAGCTGTGAGGGCCACAGTTTGGCTTTTGTATTGTGGCCCCCTGTGGTGGATGGACCTAACCTTCTGGTTGGCCCCCCATTCATTATGGACCAGTGGTTGCAATTGCTCATTTCCATTGGATGCTAGGATTATCTGATGATTAGAACATGGCCCATCCCATGGTGGGGAACATCAGATTCATGGTTTAGGTTGCCAACATTCGGGCCTTCTGTACCATTGTGGCGATGTCAAGCAATGTGTAAACCCTTGTAGATTTGGTGAGACCTCAGCGTGGACTGGCCAAGATTTACTGCAGGTTGCCTAGAAAGGTCTTCCGTTTCTGATATTCAGTTTATAAATTCATTCTTGTTCAGTGCAACTTTTAACCTGACATTTTCATGAACTGAGTGACTTTTATCTTCCGTATGATCAGGCTGAGCTCTATaaccttcttatttatttatttattttattgagcgaTAGCTCTATAACCTTCCTACCATTTCTTCCCTGCAACTATAAGGCTTTCTTTCTTACTGTACATGGCTTATGCATTTGTTGTCTTGCATTTTCAGGTAGTTGAGGTTCTTACTGAATCTTTAACACTTAAAGAAACACCAATACCGACTAAAGTTGCAAGGCTTATGCTGGTATCTGACATCCTTCACAACAGCAGTGCTCCTGTAAAGAATGCATCAGCATACCGTACGAAATTTGAAGCAACCCTACCTGACATAATGGAGAGTTTCAATGACTTGTATCGGAGCATCACGGGGAGGATCACCGCGGAGGCCCTAAAGGTAAGCCAAACTCATGATATTTTTGCTGGGTTTTTTGAGAATTGTGATGGCTATTCATAAGAGGACTTTAAATCCTACTCCCCCCACATTCTCCAACGTGGATTGTGTTAGAGATGTGGGCTCATTTTGTTGGGCCCCTCCAATGGATGTATGGTCTGCGGTTGTCAGCTAGCTTCACAtatgaagaaatggatggttgaagaaGCAATAGGCCACATTTGGTGGGCATGAGTAGCTAAACAAGTGACTGTAGTGGCCTAACTTTCAGCCAACTGCATATACACAGTggtgcccacctgatgaatgtctgGATCTCGTGCAAACGTGCCATGGCAGGGTAGGATTCAAAATCCTTCTCTTTCAGTTAGCCGTAGCCAGTGTGAGGTTGTCAGCAATTTtgtgtcacttttttttttttttttttttgacgtgGAATTTCCCTATATGAGATTATTCCAGGAACGAGTTATGAAGGTTCTCCAAGTCTGGTCAGACTGGTTCCTCTTTTCAGATGCATATGTGAATGGACTGCGGGCAACTTTTCTTCGATCGGGTAACTCAGGCGTTATCCCTTTTCATTCTATATGTGGTGATGCACCTGAAATTGAGAATAAACCCACTTCTGAAGATATGGCTGAAGGAGGTAAGCTTGACCAAGATGCTGCATTGGCGATGGGGAAGGGAGCAGCTATGAGGGAGCTGTTAAATCTTCCCCTTGGCGAGCTGGAAAGGCGCTGCAGACACAATGGGCTGTCGCTTTGCGGAGGGAGAGAGATGATGGTTGCTAGATTGCTTAATCTGGAGGAGGCAGAAAGGCAGAGGGGCTATGAGCGAGATGATGATATGAGGCTTGGACAAAGCCATTCCAATTCAAGTAAATATTCAAGGGATGAGAATGTCAGTCGTAGAGAGACCAATCTTGGGATGGAGCCACTAGCATCATCAGGATGGAACCGATATGGGGATGAAGTGCTGGAATCACATGGCAAAGGTTCAGCTGCACCCTTAGGTTCAACTCTGACAATTCCACAGCCTGAGCTAAAAGCATTTACGAAGAACAAAGGAAAATCTGAGCCTGTTTTGCCAGTTTCGAAGTGGGCCCGGGAGGATGATGCCAGTGACGATGAGGATAGGAAAGGTGCTCGGGGTTTGGGTTTAAGCTACTCGTCTTCTGGAAGTGAAAATGCCAATGATGGTCCCTTTAAGGCTGATGAGCAAGAAGTGACCACTGATTCTAGCATTCCTACTCACCCCGACAGCGGCATGAATGAAGAACAGAGGTCATTTTATGATCCTACTGCCTAATGAAAATATTTCCTTTTTCTATGTATTAAGACTGCTTCTGGATGTGCAAACAAATTTAAAAGCAAATGTCCAGTTTAATCCTGAGAAAATGACAACAAGTCAATGACGTTCCCTAGAATTCATAATGAGTAGACCTGAAAAATGTTTCTTTCAAGTCTTACTGAAGGCAAACGCTATAGGAATTTTGAACTGAGACCCTTGATTTTATTGCTAGGAAAATACAAGTTGTTCATTTCCGCTTTATTGGagtaataattgcaattcaattcgatgGTGTGCAACCAAATGAACCCTAAATGTGATAATATCTGTAGAACTGGAGATTGATGGTGCTTTTGTTCTTGCAGACAAAAGTTAAGGCGTCTAGAGGTTGCTGTGATGGAATACCGTGAATCTCTTGAAGAGAGAGGCATCAGGAGTTCGGAGGAAATTGAGAAGAAAGTTGCGATGCACCGGAGGCGGCTACAGTCTGAGTATGGTTTATTAGATTCTAATGAAGATGTTTCAGGGAACAGCAAGCACACTGCTCGTAAGTTGAAACTAGTTGGGTTCTTTTGAAATAAATTCCTCATCTTTTCCTCTTTTCCCTGCTTTTAATGAACTTTTGTTCTGATTGGCCATAGATATTTCATCGTGACTGTTGATTAGGTGAGTGATCAACAGAACTTTGTGGATGCTTGATGTTGATGGGTTTCCACCAAATTCTTTTTTAATTTTGGAAAGATAACCAAAATTCTATTAAAAGAAGCATGGAGAAAGGCAAAAAACACATAACTAAAGTGCAGCCAACACAGACCAATCACTATGGCCAGAGGCTTTAATATAATTTACCCAATCTAGAACATCGACCTTGGCCTTTTAAAGACATTTGTAGCCAACCTGCTTTTGTTTCAGAAGCACTGAGcatattcccccccccccccgaaaaaaaaaaagaaaaaaaggttggCCACACGCAGAGCGCAGGTTGCCGCCAACAAGATTAACCTCCACACCACCCTATTTTTGCGCCCAACTCCTCCCCTGTTTCACACAAGGAAGAGACCATCAATAGACCCCAGCATCATCCAAGGAATATGGAAGAAGACGAGAAATATCTGCCACCCCCTCTAAGCAAACACGCAGTGGATGAACAAGTGGTTCACCGACTCCACATCCATCAATACATATGACGCAGCTATTGGGAATCACCATCAATATTTTGGGTAGAGATTGTCTATTGTGAGCACCCTATTCCTTCCCGTTAACCAAGCAAAAGCCGCCACTTTGGGAGGAACCCCATAGGACCAGGCTTTGGGAGGTATGGTCGCACGTCATACTCATAGAGTTTTCAGCCATCATCCTATAGGAGCGAACTGAGAACCAGCCCAGCCCGATTTGACCATTGTCCGCACTATTGAATACCGCTCATCCAAAAACGGTTTCACTCAATGGGAGCCTCTCTAGGAGCCAAATGAATTCTTCTGCTTCCTTGTCCATTTATAGCCCCGAGTGGAGTCTCTCAAGATTTTATTGTTGGCCTAATTCATATATCGGAATGGGATCTTTGAGTGGAACACAAACAAAGCCTTCCTATTTTTATCCTTGTGGTTCGGGGTTGAAAAGGCTGGAAAATGCAATCCCGCTCAATGTTGTCTCTGTCCAAAGTGCTGCCCCAAATGCCAAGTGGTTGGGTTCCACTCAAGGTACTGAACAAAACCCATTTGATGGTGCTTCATAATGGGCTCTCTACATTATCAATCTGTAATCCACAGTCACGGCATTCAAACTGTATCTGTTCCTATAACTGAAACTCACATTTGTATCCACACATCTTTGACTGAGTAACCTTGCTGAAAGAATCCAAGACGGCATTGCATTGATTGGATCTTTCGTAATTGATTACATTCACTGTATGTGCTTGTTAGGACTAAGTCCATTTTTTGTAACTGCAGAGAGGACATCTCTAGAGAGGAAGGAGAGACATGACGAAGGCCGTGATTCTTCAAGGAAGCGGCATCGCAGCCGAAGCCGCAGCCCGCAGCGCAAGTCCCGTGACAGGGAAAGGGAAAATGAAGGAGACAAGGATCGGGATAAACACCGTGACAGAGACAGAGGCCATGACCCAGAAAGTGAAAAGGGGAGAAGGGAGCGTGAGAAGAGCGGGAGTAGAGAGAGGGATGACCCTGATAGGGACAAGGCCAGAGATAGGGACAGAGACAGGAGGAGAAAGGTGAAATGATGCAGAGATGCTTTGGATATGTGGTGTGTTTCAGATGTTCTCGATGAAAATCGTGCCAAGGAGTGGGTCAGTTAGGCAATGGCTGTCATCACACAGCTCTGGTTTGGTGTTGTTTGGGTGATAATTTGCGGATGAAAAGCAAACCTTAGTGGGTGTTTAGGTTGCGTTTGGATGTGCTATTGAGTTGAATTGCTATATACTCAGAATTCATATTGAGACACTAGGCTTCAAATTGCATTGTTACCTTCGGGTTTCAACTCAGAAGGAACACAAAATGCAATTCTGTGGTTACTTTCACATTATGAGGACGAAGGTAAACTACAATTTGGTTGTTTCCTCTCAGctgaactaattattgcaattcaatgaATTGTGCACCCAAACGCAGCTTTGAACAAACAATTCTGTGTTCAAGACGAGCATACCCATGGAGAGTTTTGCTTTCCTGGGCCTTGAGGAAGTCTGTATCCACTCCAAAATCTGGTGAAAATCTGTAAGTGAACCTCTTGTTTCAATCCTTTTCATTGTTCTCAAATTGTATTGCAGCTACAAGTTTTGTGATCAACCTTTCAATTACTATTCCATGGTTAGGGATTGAAAAAAAGGAGGCTTGTTGTGGCTGCTGCAGAATCTTGATTAGAGTTGCATTATCGAGATCTGTTGATTGTTATTTTGTGGTTATATCATGATGAAGGGCCCCACACCCAAGAATCCCCAACACTTTTCTCCGTTTTTGGTCTCTTTTTTGCCATCTTCATTCTTTATTGTGGGTTTCCTGTTCCTTTTTGGTACCTAACCATGCACCCACAATCTGTTTAGCaggaccattgatatgatgagcCACATCATGGATGAACtacgaccaaaaaaaaaaaaagcctctcCTAATCAACAAATCCGTCTTTTGTCCATTGAACGTAGACTGTTGGTGCATTTCTTCTCAAACATGTATTTGCATGTCAACAATGGAAAGCTTAGAGTTGACCAGATGAAGACACTTTTTGGACATgatgccatgatggggtccatcagatcaatggattggataaacCATTTACGGGATCCACATGTACGAATTTGAGGCCTCATTCAATACTAGAAGCCTTGGAACTGATGTTAGATGTAAGCTATTTTATCAAATCAATTTCCTGAAAAATTATTCAAGCTTTGCAGCCTGATGGGGTCCATTAGTCAGTGAGTTCCTATTCATGGAATCAATGGGAATCACCTATTTCCAGCTGATTTCAACAAAATAAAttcgttttattttattttttatatctaaaatctatttaaatatttaaaatttattaaaataccttAACCTCAAGAAATTTTTTGCCAACCTATATTGACTTCTATGAGCAATGAAAATTGTAGCCCGGAAGCTATTTCCGTTTCTGCACATTGGAGGCGAATCTTCTGAAACATCCAGTTtaagtttgtggggcccatcatgctgtatatgtaaaatcctggATTCTATTATATGAAGAGAGAATCAGCGAGATCTACTGCTTTGGTGGAACAACCATAGGTTGTGTGGGGCCACCGTTGTGTGCATCTTTCATCAGACTTGTTAATCAGGTGCAACTCataggatgaaatgaaaatataatTACCAgcaattcaaatatcaagtgggcgaCACTGAAGTTGGAGGTTTTAGGCGCAGCGTCACATAatacccattgatgtggcccatcaaaGTCCTTACCGGTCTGACCTTGTGTACATGCAGTTCAAACTATGGTTTTCATCAAGATGGAAGGAGCAGATTTACATATTAAATACGGCGGGGCTCAAGAGCTCAGGTGTTTCACACCCGGAAATACAGGTGTTGTAGACTATTCTGGTCccacaaataataaaatcactcTCCTAGGGTCCTATATATTGTTTGCCAATTTCACAGCCATACACTACAAAACTCCTTCACACGTGCAAGCGTAAACAGTTTTACGAGATCTGAGCTTTTCGTaaggttggaaataatgcttAGGTCTTTGgcttgtaaaatcagaaaattcaagtctttgggtgggccacaacgtacaaatcaaatttaaatgttataatttttattttttatttttcaatctgAACATTCAATTGTTTTAGTTCGCTGTGGCCCACCTCAGGTGTGAGATAGCTCAATTTTTTAATATCGAAATATCCAACGGTGTAGTTCAGCTGATGGGAAGCTTAGATCTCGGACACACGTGATTTTGTGACACATGCTCCTGCGTGTGAATGTGCGTGGGCTCACAAGCCCGCCCATTGAGAATTAGAGAAACGAAAATGGTTATCTTGGGCTAACGCGCACGTTTAGCCCACAAGAAGTAGAAACGTGTAACGAGCTACCCTAGTGTTAGGTATTTCGCGCAGGTAGAACTATGTAGCTCAAACTTtcatgaaatccaccctgtccatcaggtaTGCTGTCTCGTGCTCGTCTCGGAACCCAAAAATCACCACCACTCGgaaatcaggtggcccacattctAGGAAAACGTTGGAATTGaccgaagcggattggctggtgtaccacacaccaccaacctagctgatgtgggtacgtgtcgtgcgaatacgagcgctgacgctcctcgaacttcgagttctacgaacggttcaaaggatatcatagttacgtgggccccaaaatgatacatttatcatatccacactgttcatccatttggcgagatcattttagatcttgatcccaaaaatgagtcctatccaaagctcaggtagaccacaccacaaatagcagtgaggacaatgattctcaccgttaaaacattcctagggcccacataatgtttattttacatccaatctgttcataaggtcacacaaacttagatgaagggtttcaacggtaaacgttcaatcctccaatgccttttacagtgtggtccatttgatttttggatgtcTTATATTTCGGCTCAAGACTTACGACGAGATCTCCAACTGGGCGAaccgtttggatataactcatacctcaagatgggacccacagaacttggtgacgtcaacacaccagccaggctggtgtgtgtggtacaccagccaatccgcttccggaatgGACGGCCACCATTAGTTTAGTTGTGTAACGCCGACTATTCCATCCTTTTGATTTGCCTCGTCAGGATGAAATGATACCCAAAAGTCGCAGtattcaaaaactcaggtgggccataccatccagAAACTGCCTATTGGAACGATCCAAACCCTCCAGTCTCTGGGCTCGAAAAGTTGGATAAGTAAGGCCTCGAATCCCTGTACGTCCTAACCATCCAACAGTATATATATGATAAACACTTCTTTATGATGATGATGGACCGTCAGTGTATACTTGGATGTACTGTCTCTAAatcatatgtagggcccaccttggatgaac
Coding sequences:
- the LOC131217053 gene encoding protein RRC1-like isoform X4 — encoded protein: MEELKLEQELREKRNQEREQWREGRHSESSAPPSRFDELPDDFDPSGKLPGSFDDGDPQTTNLYVGNLSPQVDENFLLRTFGRFGPIASVKIMWPRTEEERRRQRNCGFVAFMNRADGQAAKDEMQGVVVYEYELKIGWGKSVSLPSQALPAPPPGHMAIRSKEGGTVILSGPDGPPVTSVPNQNSELVLTPNVPDILVVPPEDDHLRHVIDTMALHVLDGGCAFEQAIMERGRGNALFTFLFELGSKEHTYYVWRLYSFAQGDTLQRWRTEPFIMITGSGRWMPPSLPAIRSPEHEKESSTTFAAGRSRRVELERTLTDPQRDEFEDMLRALTLERSQIKEAMGFALDNADAAGEVVEVLTESLTLKETPIPTKVARLMLVSDILHNSSAPVKNASAYRTKFEATLPDIMESFNDLYRSITGRITAEALKERVMKVLQVWSDWFLFSDAYVNGLRATFLRSGNSGVIPFHSICGDAPEIENKPTSEDMAEGGKLDQDAALAMGKGAAMRELLNLPLGELERRCRHNGLSLCGGREMMVARLLNLEEAERQRGYERDDDMRLGQSHSNSSKYSRDENVSRRETNLGMEPLASSGWNRYGDEVLESHGKGSAAPLGSTLTIPQPELKAFTKNKGKSEPVLPVSKWAREDDASDDEDRKGARGLGLSYSSSGSENANDGPFKADEQEVTTDSSIPTHPDSGMNEEQRQKLRRLEVAVMEYRESLEERGIRSSEEIEKKVAMHRRRLQSEYGLLDSNEDVSGNSKHTAQRTSLERKERHDEGRDSSRKRHRSRSRSPQRKSRDRERENEGDKDRDKHRDRDRGHDPESEKGRREREKSGSRERDDPDRDKARDRDRDRRRKVK
- the LOC131217053 gene encoding protein RRC1-like isoform X1, with product MNSFSVTRKKTPFQKHREEEEAKKKRAEDETARLYAEFVESFQGDNTPGSKAFVRGGTINPNERPKTDTEGGNSKDGVSVPKKGSRYVPSFIPPPLATKGKESEKKKEEEKPKEKEKGKSRNIDHFMEELKLEQELREKRNQEREQWREGRHSESSAPPSRFDELPDDFDPSGKLPGSFDDGDPQTTNLYVGNLSPQVDENFLLRTFGRFGPIASVKIMWPRTEEERRRQRNCGFVAFMNRADGQAAKDEMQGVVVYEYELKIGWGKSVSLPSQALPAPPPGHMAIRSKEGGTVILSGPDGPPVTSVPNQNSELVLTPNVPDILVVPPEDDHLRHVIDTMALHVLDGGCAFEQAIMERGRGNALFTFLFELGSKEHTYYVWRLYSFAQGDTLQRWRTEPFIMITGSGRWMPPSLPAIRSPEHEKESSTTFAAGRSRRVELERTLTDPQRDEFEDMLRALTLERSQIKEAMGFALDNADAAGEVVEVLTESLTLKETPIPTKVARLMLVSDILHNSSAPVKNASAYRTKFEATLPDIMESFNDLYRSITGRITAEALKERVMKVLQVWSDWFLFSDAYVNGLRATFLRSGNSGVIPFHSICGDAPEIENKPTSEDMAEGGKLDQDAALAMGKGAAMRELLNLPLGELERRCRHNGLSLCGGREMMVARLLNLEEAERQRGYERDDDMRLGQSHSNSSKYSRDENVSRRETNLGMEPLASSGWNRYGDEVLESHGKGSAAPLGSTLTIPQPELKAFTKNKGKSEPVLPVSKWAREDDASDDEDRKGARGLGLSYSSSGSENANDGPFKADEQEVTTDSSIPTHPDSGMNEEQRQKLRRLEVAVMEYRESLEERGIRSSEEIEKKVAMHRRRLQSEYGLLDSNEDVSGNSKHTAQRTSLERKERHDEGRDSSRKRHRSRSRSPQRKSRDRERENEGDKDRDKHRDRDRGHDPESEKGRREREKSGSRERDDPDRDKARDRDRDRRRKVK
- the LOC131217053 gene encoding protein RRC1-like isoform X2, which gives rise to MKLLACMRNLSNLFKGIILLGQRLLLEEERSIPMNGQRLILKKEEEKPKEKEKGKSRNIDHFMEELKLEQELREKRNQEREQWREGRHSESSAPPSRFDELPDDFDPSGKLPGSFDDGDPQTTNLYVGNLSPQVDENFLLRTFGRFGPIASVKIMWPRTEEERRRQRNCGFVAFMNRADGQAAKDEMQGVVVYEYELKIGWGKSVSLPSQALPAPPPGHMAIRSKEGGTVILSGPDGPPVTSVPNQNSELVLTPNVPDILVVPPEDDHLRHVIDTMALHVLDGGCAFEQAIMERGRGNALFTFLFELGSKEHTYYVWRLYSFAQGDTLQRWRTEPFIMITGSGRWMPPSLPAIRSPEHEKESSTTFAAGRSRRVELERTLTDPQRDEFEDMLRALTLERSQIKEAMGFALDNADAAGEVVEVLTESLTLKETPIPTKVARLMLVSDILHNSSAPVKNASAYRTKFEATLPDIMESFNDLYRSITGRITAEALKERVMKVLQVWSDWFLFSDAYVNGLRATFLRSGNSGVIPFHSICGDAPEIENKPTSEDMAEGGKLDQDAALAMGKGAAMRELLNLPLGELERRCRHNGLSLCGGREMMVARLLNLEEAERQRGYERDDDMRLGQSHSNSSKYSRDENVSRRETNLGMEPLASSGWNRYGDEVLESHGKGSAAPLGSTLTIPQPELKAFTKNKGKSEPVLPVSKWAREDDASDDEDRKGARGLGLSYSSSGSENANDGPFKADEQEVTTDSSIPTHPDSGMNEEQRQKLRRLEVAVMEYRESLEERGIRSSEEIEKKVAMHRRRLQSEYGLLDSNEDVSGNSKHTAQRTSLERKERHDEGRDSSRKRHRSRSRSPQRKSRDRERENEGDKDRDKHRDRDRGHDPESEKGRREREKSGSRERDDPDRDKARDRDRDRRRKVK
- the LOC131217053 gene encoding protein RRC1-like isoform X3, coding for MYVPSFIPPPLATKGKESEKKKEEEKPKEKEKGKSRNIDHFMEELKLEQELREKRNQEREQWREGRHSESSAPPSRFDELPDDFDPSGKLPGSFDDGDPQTTNLYVGNLSPQVDENFLLRTFGRFGPIASVKIMWPRTEEERRRQRNCGFVAFMNRADGQAAKDEMQGVVVYEYELKIGWGKSVSLPSQALPAPPPGHMAIRSKEGGTVILSGPDGPPVTSVPNQNSELVLTPNVPDILVVPPEDDHLRHVIDTMALHVLDGGCAFEQAIMERGRGNALFTFLFELGSKEHTYYVWRLYSFAQGDTLQRWRTEPFIMITGSGRWMPPSLPAIRSPEHEKESSTTFAAGRSRRVELERTLTDPQRDEFEDMLRALTLERSQIKEAMGFALDNADAAGEVVEVLTESLTLKETPIPTKVARLMLVSDILHNSSAPVKNASAYRTKFEATLPDIMESFNDLYRSITGRITAEALKERVMKVLQVWSDWFLFSDAYVNGLRATFLRSGNSGVIPFHSICGDAPEIENKPTSEDMAEGGKLDQDAALAMGKGAAMRELLNLPLGELERRCRHNGLSLCGGREMMVARLLNLEEAERQRGYERDDDMRLGQSHSNSSKYSRDENVSRRETNLGMEPLASSGWNRYGDEVLESHGKGSAAPLGSTLTIPQPELKAFTKNKGKSEPVLPVSKWAREDDASDDEDRKGARGLGLSYSSSGSENANDGPFKADEQEVTTDSSIPTHPDSGMNEEQRQKLRRLEVAVMEYRESLEERGIRSSEEIEKKVAMHRRRLQSEYGLLDSNEDVSGNSKHTAQRTSLERKERHDEGRDSSRKRHRSRSRSPQRKSRDRERENEGDKDRDKHRDRDRGHDPESEKGRREREKSGSRERDDPDRDKARDRDRDRRRKVK